One segment of Papaver somniferum cultivar HN1 unplaced genomic scaffold, ASM357369v1 unplaced-scaffold_137, whole genome shotgun sequence DNA contains the following:
- the LOC113334946 gene encoding uncharacterized protein LOC113334946 — translation MSKEIDALDKNGTLSVTDLSPGKKAISCKWVYKIKYNSDGTVERYKDRLVILGNRQVEGALKTFGFVQSYADYCLFTLRQGENSTNVLVYVDDLIIAGNNSAAISAFKAYLSRCFHMKDLGILKYFLGIEMSRGADGLFLSQREYTLDILSETGLLGAKPASSPIDQHHRLALDDGPLYSDSSQYCRLVGCLIYLTITHPELCYSVHVLAQFMQSPRVSHWEAALRVLRYLKGHPGQGILLRKDSALQLTAYCDFDWASCPLSRRSLTGYFIFLGGSPIFWKTKRQHTISRSSAEAEYRSMAHTCSNLTWIKALLKSIGVFHSQPMSLYCDSQSALHIVANPVFHERTKHIEIDYHYVRDQIQTGVVINSYVRTTAQLAEIITKALGRPQFEQLLCKLGIRDPMLQLEGEY, via the exons ATGTCTAAGGAAATTGATGCTCTTGATAAGAATGGCACGTTATCGGTTACGGATCTTTCCCCAGGGAAGAAGGCTATTagttgtaaatgggtttacaaGATCAAATATAATTCTGATGGTACTGTCGAGCGGTATAAAGATCGATTGGTTATCCTCGGTAATAGACAAGTGGAAG gtGCACTTAAGACTTTTGGATTTGTTCAGTCTTATGCTGATTATTGTTTATTTACCCTGCGACAAGGTGAGAATTCTACTAACGTACTTGTCTATGTGGATGATTTAATTATTGCCGGGAACAATTCCGCTGCGATTAGTGCTTTTAAAGCATATTTAAGTCGTTGTTTTCATATGAAAGACTTGGGAATTCTCaagtattttcttggtattgaaatgTCTCGAGGGGCTGATGGTCTCTTTTTATCTCAACGGGAATACACTTTGGACATTCTGTCTGAGACTGGACTTCTTGGAGCCAAACCAGCTTCTTCACCCATTGATCAACATCATCGTTTAGCTCTAGATGATGGACCACTGTACTCTGATTCATCCCAGTATTGTCGGCTCGTTGGATGTTTGATCTATTTGACTATTACTCATCCTGAATTGTGTTACTCGGTGCATGTATTGGCACAGTTTATGCAGTCTCCTCGGGTATCTCATTGGGAAGCTGCTCTTCGAGTTCTTCGTTATCTGAAGGGTCATCCGGGTCAAGGGATTCTTTTACGTAAAGACAGTGCTCTTCAGCTTACTGCTTATTGTGACTTTGATTGGGCCTCCTGCCCTCTTAGTCGTCGTTCGCTTACTGGTTATTTTATCTTTTTGGGAGGCTCACCTATATTTTGGAAGACAAAGAGGCAACATACAATCTCTCGTTCTTCTGCTGAGGCCGAGTACCGTTCCATGGCTCATACTTGCAGTAATCTCACGTGGATAAAGGCATTATTGAAATCTATAGGTGTGTTTCACTCTCAGCCTATGAGTCTTTACTGTGATAGTCAATCTGCCCTTCATATTGTTGCTAACCCTGTCTTTCATGAGCGCACCaaacatattgagattgattATCATTATGTACGCGATCAAATTCAGACCGGTGTTGTTATTAATTCTTATGTTCGCACCACCGCTCAACTTGCAGAGATTATCACCAAAGCTCTTGGacgtcctcagtttgagcaactTCTTTGCAAGTTGGGCATTCGTGATCCCATGCTCCAACTTGAAGGGGAGTATTAA